GGTTTCACTCGAAGCTAACGACCTAACCGCAAGGAGGGAGTTATTTAAAGTGGGATCGGTGACTGGGGTGAAGTCGTAACAAGGTAGCATAAGTTTTGTATATCATTTTCTTAATGGTATTCGTCATTTATTGTGGGATGCTGGGCTTAATTTAGAAATTACTGGCGTTTCAAGGAGTGCTATACTGCTGACAGTAACGCTACTTCTTTCTACTATGGCTTTTTTATTTATGTTTATATGAGTCAATCTGGAAATTCAGCACATCATTGGTGGGTCCAGCGTGTTTCTGCGGTAATTTTACTGTTCTTGTTTCCTTGGTTTATCTATTCATTTTCTTGCGCATTTTATACTGATAGCTCTTTGTCTTTTAGTGAAAAATTTATTAATCACCCTCTAGAGCTTTTATTTTTTGTTGTATTGTTGTTTTGCATTTTTTGGCACGCAGTTCTTGGAATGCAGGTAGTATGCGAAGATTATATACACAACGTACCTCTAAGGATTTTTACAATTACATGCATAAAGTACTTATCAAGCATTACTTATATAGTCCTTGCTTTTACAATCTTTATCTTCTACAGGCATATTTTCTTGTAAAATCACCGGTGCTGTGTTAATATATTATTAGTGTACTAGTTTTA
The nucleotide sequence above comes from Wolbachia endosymbiont of Oedothorax gibbosus. Encoded proteins:
- the sdhD gene encoding succinate dehydrogenase, hydrophobic membrane anchor protein; translation: MSQSGNSAHHWWVQRVSAVILLFLFPWFIYSFSCAFYTDSSLSFSEKFINHPLELLFFVVLLFCIFWHAVLGMQVVCEDYIHNVPLRIFTITCIKYLSSITYIVLAFTIFIFYRHIFL